A genomic segment from Acinetobacter lwoffii encodes:
- a CDS encoding GMC oxidoreductase: protein MNNKDFDYDQIVIGSGFGGSVSALRLSEKGYKVLILEKGLRREDKDFPTTNLDTKNYLWRPELGFRGTMQFTFTSKTTILHGVGVGGGSQIYANVHLIPPDAVFESEAWTKIRKDWKDTLKPFYGLAQRMLGTANNTYTNIADDTLKEVASEIGYANSFKTVNTGVFFSQVAGQEGQLAKDPYFNGDGPDRNSCIYCGSCMLGCRNNAKNTLMKNYLYFAERNGVEIRPSSEVLKIMPLSEDGGEGYEIIIKETLGKNVRQYSLRSRGVVLSAGVMGTVPMLLKMRDQYKTLPNISSLLGQEVRTNSETLTTVNNTDKKLDDGVAISSFISVDADTNIEVTRFPEGADASWIYIPYVPMVTGQGFMRFMKFVFNTLLHPLKTFKVLRYKGKAKDSIILLVMQKSEAFIHFEWRRKWYRLFKNSITAVQKEGDTPLTVSFPAAEEATKMIAQKLGGEPGSALTEILLGTPTTAHIMSGVAMGNDKSNGVVDFTGQVFGYQNLRVLDGSIVPGNLGVNPSLTITALSEFAMSQIPVFSAERAAKIQRIEFSQPLEGQVSDLKGTGDLASALSNA from the coding sequence TAAAGTCCTGATTTTGGAGAAAGGCTTACGCCGTGAAGACAAGGATTTTCCAACCACCAATTTAGACACAAAAAACTATTTGTGGCGACCTGAACTGGGATTCAGAGGTACGATGCAATTTACTTTCACCAGTAAAACCACCATTTTGCATGGGGTGGGCGTTGGTGGGGGCTCACAAATTTATGCCAATGTACATTTAATTCCACCTGATGCAGTTTTTGAGTCGGAGGCATGGACCAAGATTCGTAAAGACTGGAAAGACACCTTAAAGCCGTTTTATGGTCTCGCTCAACGTATGTTGGGTACAGCGAATAATACTTATACCAATATTGCAGACGACACGTTAAAAGAAGTTGCGAGTGAAATTGGATATGCAAATTCATTTAAAACGGTGAATACGGGGGTCTTCTTTTCGCAAGTAGCTGGTCAAGAAGGACAATTAGCGAAAGATCCGTATTTCAATGGAGATGGACCAGATCGTAACTCCTGTATTTATTGTGGCAGTTGTATGTTGGGCTGTCGTAATAATGCCAAAAACACCCTCATGAAGAATTACCTGTATTTTGCTGAACGTAATGGGGTAGAAATTCGTCCAAGTTCTGAAGTCCTCAAAATTATGCCATTGAGTGAGGATGGTGGTGAAGGCTATGAAATCATTATCAAAGAAACTTTAGGTAAGAATGTTCGTCAATATAGTTTGCGCAGTCGTGGGGTAGTGTTATCTGCAGGGGTGATGGGTACGGTACCGATGTTGTTAAAAATGCGGGATCAGTATAAGACTTTACCCAATATTTCTTCATTGCTGGGACAGGAAGTTCGGACGAACTCGGAAACTCTGACCACAGTGAACAACACAGATAAAAAACTGGATGATGGGGTAGCAATCAGCTCTTTTATTTCGGTCGATGCAGATACCAATATTGAGGTCACACGGTTCCCTGAAGGTGCGGATGCTTCATGGATTTATATTCCATACGTGCCGATGGTGACCGGTCAGGGCTTTATGCGCTTTATGAAGTTTGTGTTCAATACACTGTTACATCCCTTAAAAACCTTTAAAGTACTGCGTTATAAGGGTAAAGCCAAAGACTCTATCATTTTATTGGTGATGCAAAAGTCTGAAGCATTCATTCATTTTGAATGGCGTAGAAAGTGGTATCGACTGTTCAAAAATAGTATCACTGCTGTGCAAAAAGAAGGGGACACGCCACTCACCGTTTCATTCCCTGCGGCTGAAGAAGCCACTAAAATGATTGCACAAAAGTTAGGTGGAGAACCTGGTTCTGCACTTACTGAAATTCTACTGGGAACGCCAACGACAGCACATATTATGAGTGGTGTCGCGATGGGCAATGACAAGTCGAATGGCGTTGTGGACTTCACTGGTCAAGTCTTTGGTTATCAAAATTTACGCGTATTAGATGGTTCGATTGTACCTGGGAATTTAGGTGTGAATCCCTCACTAACCATTACCGCACTGTCTGAATTTGCGATGAGTCAAATCCCAGTGTTCTCCGCAGAGCGGGCAGCAAAGATTCAGCGTATTGAATTTAGTCAGCCTTTGGAGGGACAGGTGTCTGACTTGAAGGGTACTGGTGATTTAGCCAGTGCATTAAGCAATGCTTAA